The region ATTCAGGTGCAGGGCGATGGCGAGTGCGAGCGCTGTCTTCTTGGTGGGCTTGTAATCCACGTTGCTACGGATCTTGGAAAAATGCTTGCGGTCAAGATTCGCCTTCTTGTAGACGTCGACATCGTCCAGGTTCTTTTCGTGAATCAAGTGGAAAAGCTTGTCGCAGAAAGTCTCGCCCGGTTTCGCAAGAATGTCGTCGAGGGATTCGGCGCATAGACATTTTGCATTGTCGTGCAGTTTGTCGATGCAATCTTCAATGTTGAGTTTAATGCAATCCCTTTCGCAGTTTGCATTGTTCCAATTGGTGTTCCTGAGAATATCTCGGCGCTGCCTCAAGTAATCGTGTACATCGTTGTATTTGTCTTGTACATAATTGTCGTCGATATAGGCGTGAATATCGCTGTACAGGTCTTCGGAAACTTCGAATGACTTGCGGTCAAAAACGACCAGCTGCACGTCCATCTCGTTTGTCTGCAAAAAGGCGCTGATAGCCTTTAACGCAATCTTCAGCGCGCTGTCCTTGGGGAACTTAAACACGCCGCTTGAAATCAGCGGGAATGCGATCGATTCGCAGTCGAGTTCCTTCGCCTTTTCGAGTGCGCCCGTGTAGCAGTTTTCAAGCGCAAGCATTTCGCCGGAAGCGCCACTGTTCCACTTGGGCCCGACGGTGTGGATGATGTATTTTGCCTTCAAAGCGAATGCGGGGGTCACCGCGACTTCGGCGACCTTCAATGCCCCGACTTTTTCACGTGCCGCAAGCAGTTCCGCGTGGCCAGCCGCCTGGTAAATATGGTACTCCGCGCCACCACCGCAAATGGGGTTCTTGTTTGCGGAATTCACGATGGCGTCGGCCTTGACTTTGGTGATGTCGTTGCGAACAATTTTTAAAGGCATAGTAACAGTCCGGTTTGACCTTAATATAGTTAAAAACCCAAATTTAGGTGCTAAAATAAAAAGGTCACTGAGTGGTACACTGAGCTTGTCGAAGTGACTGAGAAATAGATGTGGGTAACGAAAGGTCACTGAGCCTGCCGAAGTGACCGAAAAAAATTGGCCAGAATTGTGGAATTTATATATATTTGAATTGTACTTTTAACGGAGACTGGATGTTATCTAGTAAATCTTGGTTCATTGTTTAAGGCCTTGGGAGACTTTCCTTAGGCTGTCTTCCAAGGTAATTTTTGCCGAAACAGTAAAAATTAATAGGCAACTAGATTGCCGGGAGATAAACAATGAAAAATTACACTATCCGCACGGAACAACCGCGCGACTTTAAGACCGTCGAAAACCTTACCCGCGAAGCCTTCTGGAACGTGTACCGTCCCGGATGCACCGAGCATTACGTGCTGCACTGCTACAGGAGCGAGCCCGACTTTGTGCCGGAACTCTCGCTCGTGCTGGAAGTGGACGGCGAAATCATCGGGCACGTGATGTACGCGTGGTCGCATATTGACGCCGACGACGGACGCAAAATCCGCATGATGACCTTCGGGCCCATCAGCATTCGTCCCGATTACAAGCGCAAAGGCTACGGAAAAATCCTGCTTGACCATTCCATGCGAATTGCCGCCGAGATGGGCGCGGGCTGCCTCCTGATTTGCGGGAACATCGCGTTCTACGGCAAGAGCGGCTTTGTAGTCGCGAGCACCAGGGGAATCCGCTACGCTGACGACCCCGAAAGCGACGCGCCTTACTTCCTCTGCAAGGAACTGCAAGAAGGGTTCCTCGACGGAATCACCGGCAGCTACCACGATCCTGAACCGTACTTTGTCGCCATGCGCAATCCCGAAGCATTCGAGAAGTACGATAAGGAGTTTCCGCAGAAGGAAAAGCTCGTGTTGCCTGGGCAGCTCTAACCCTGTCACCCTCGCGAAAGCGGAGAGCTCTTAAATGAAGGGCGTCGGAGTAATCTGGCGCCTGTTTTCTAAAGTAGTCAAATTCAACCACTTTAAGTCACTTTTTCAAAGAATATGTCCTATTTCTATTCGCTCCATTGGAAACAATTTTGCCTTCTTCTACAAGATCAGCGAGATAAATCTTTGTGCGAGAAATCTTCAAGCCGATGTAAGCAGAGATTTCTTGAGAGCGGGCTTCTTCGTGTTCAGCAAGGAATTCAACAATCATTTTCTTGAACTTTGTCGATTTTTTATCGCCACTTTTATCGCCGTTTTCGGCGTTTATCGCCACTTTTTCGCCATATTTATCGCCATTTTCGGGATTTATCGCCGTTTTATCGCCACTTTTTAAGTTTATCGCCACTTTTTCGTCGTTATTGTGGCGATAAAAGTTCACCCGGAACATATCCCCGATTTCGGTGAATTCGGGGAGTGCCACGCCGTATTCCTGGCACATCGTATTAATCCGCTGAAAACCGGAGCCCCACCCTTCGAGAACATGAACCTTTTCCAGCGTGCGAGCAAGAGTCTTGTTACGGATAGACGAGCGGCCACTTAGTGCCTCTTCCAAAGTCAGCGTTCCGTAAAGAGTTCCCGGCGAAGAAATCTCCACGCGGTCATCATATACAGCCACTTGCACGCTGGAATTCATTTGATAATTCCTATGAATTGCGGCATTGATAATCAGTTCTCGGATAGCCTTTGGCGGAAGTTCATACTTTTCATCATGAACGACTCCGTTTATTTCGATAGCCATATTCAGGTGGTTGAGAACGAATTTATAAGCGTCGTCAATCTGCTTGCAGAGCGGACCTTCGTAGTCCTTCTTATCCAAAAAGTCGGCCCGCATTGTTCCGCGGAACCGTGCACACTGAATTCGCGAAGTATATTCATGCTTGCCCAAGAGAATAGCCAACGCATTCGTCGCCTTGTCATGCGAACGACCTGCAAGCAAGTGCAAGTTTTCCAAATCAGCCTTTGTGATTTTTCGTTTGGAACGTTTTGAAAAATCCTTGCAAAGAAATTCTATATCATCATCGGTCACCTTGAGCGATCGGTACGGAAGTTCATCGTAAGAGATGTTTTTTCCGCGATTTTCAAGTTCACTAAGGGCAGCCAAATCGGCGTTGCGAGTGGTTGCTCCAAGGCGGATATACGTTCCGTTTTCTTTCCCCTGCGACTTTATATAATACGGGGT is a window of uncultured Fibrobacter sp. DNA encoding:
- a CDS encoding macro domain-containing protein codes for the protein MPLKIVRNDITKVKADAIVNSANKNPICGGGAEYHIYQAAGHAELLAAREKVGALKVAEVAVTPAFALKAKYIIHTVGPKWNSGASGEMLALENCYTGALEKAKELDCESIAFPLISSGVFKFPKDSALKIALKAISAFLQTNEMDVQLVVFDRKSFEVSEDLYSDIHAYIDDNYVQDKYNDVHDYLRQRRDILRNTNWNNANCERDCIKLNIEDCIDKLHDNAKCLCAESLDDILAKPGETFCDKLFHLIHEKNLDDVDVYKKANLDRKHFSKIRSNVDYKPTKKTALALAIALHLNLDETADLLARAGLALSPSNTGDLIVKFFIEREKYDIWEINSMLFKFGQPSLGA
- a CDS encoding GNAT family N-acetyltransferase — translated: MKNYTIRTEQPRDFKTVENLTREAFWNVYRPGCTEHYVLHCYRSEPDFVPELSLVLEVDGEIIGHVMYAWSHIDADDGRKIRMMTFGPISIRPDYKRKGYGKILLDHSMRIAAEMGAGCLLICGNIAFYGKSGFVVASTRGIRYADDPESDAPYFLCKELQEGFLDGITGSYHDPEPYFVAMRNPEAFEKYDKEFPQKEKLVLPGQL
- a CDS encoding ATP-binding protein, which translates into the protein MSLQQEILNGESRTLEYKVELPEDSVKWIKSIVAFANGAGGKFVIGVNNRREFIGIPKKADLFELKDGIADKISQMCEPQIMFDITAEIVEGAQLLIIQVFPGMATPYYIKSQGKENGTYIRLGATTRNADLAALSELENRGKNISYDELPYRSLKVTDDDIEFLCKDFSKRSKRKITKADLENLHLLAGRSHDKATNALAILLGKHEYTSRIQCARFRGTMRADFLDKKDYEGPLCKQIDDAYKFVLNHLNMAIEINGVVHDEKYELPPKAIRELIINAAIHRNYQMNSSVQVAVYDDRVEISSPGTLYGTLTLEEALSGRSSIRNKTLARTLEKVHVLEGWGSGFQRINTMCQEYGVALPEFTEIGDMFRVNFYRHNNDEKVAINLKSGDKTAINPENGDKYGEKVAINAENGDKSGDKKSTKFKKMIVEFLAEHEEARSQEISAYIGLKISRTKIYLADLVEEGKIVSNGANRNRTYSLKK